A DNA window from Theobroma cacao cultivar B97-61/B2 chromosome 5, Criollo_cocoa_genome_V2, whole genome shotgun sequence contains the following coding sequences:
- the LOC18599250 gene encoding dehydrogenase/reductase SDR family member 7 has translation MLTVFFISLLLFLLLSALLFKFAISDGDFTLTSKRHVKREEIEDKVVWITGASRGIGEILAKQLASLGAKLILSARNEAELERVRKQLTGKYAPEQVKILPLDLTSGEDSLKEAVEKAESSFPGVGVDYMIHNAAYERPKTTALDVTEESLKATFNVNVFGTICLTRLLTPFMLRRGRGHFVVMSSAAGKTSAPGQAVYSASKYALNGYFHTLRSELCQKGIKVTVVCPGPIETSNGSGATTSGTKFSSEKRLSAERCAELTIIAASHSLKEVWISYQPVLAVMYLVQYMPTIGFWLMDKVGGRRVEAAAQKGNTYSLSLLFGKKKAA, from the exons ATGCTGACggttttcttcatttccctgttgctttttcttcttctctccgCTCTTCTCTTCAAGTTTGCCATTTCTGATG GAGATTTTACTTTAACCTCAAAAAGGCATGTAAAGCGTGAAGAAATTGAAGACAAG GTTGTTTGGATTACTGGAGCTAGCCGTGGgatcg GAGAAATTCTTGCTAAGCAATTGGCAAGTTTAGGGGCCAAGCTCATTCTTTCTGCACGAAATGAAGCTGAATTGGAGCGAGTTAGGAAACAACTTACTG GTAAATATGCGCCTGAACAAGTGAAGATTTTGCCCCTTGATTTGACATCTGGAGAAGATTCTCTCAAGGAAGCTGTAGAGAAAGCAGAGTCCTCTTTTCCTGGTGTTGGTGTTGACTATATGATCCATAATGCAGCTTATGAGCGTCCT AAAACAACAGCTTTGGATGTAACAGAGGAAAGTCTTAAG GCTACATTCAATGTCAATGTATTTGGGACAATATGTCTCACACGGCTTCTGACACCGTTTATGCTGAGGAGAGGAAGAGGTCACTTTGTTGTG ATGAGCAGTGCTGCCGGAAAGACATCTGCACCTGGTCAGGCAGTGTACTCTGCATCCAAATATGCTTTAAATGGATACTTTCATACCTTGCGTTCTGAG CTTTGTCAGAAAGGGATCAAGGTTACTGTTGTTTGTCCGGGGCCGATAGAAACATCAAATGGTTCTGGAGCAACGACTTCCGGGACAAAGTTTTCCTCCGAG aagCGTTTGTCAGCAGAAAGGTGTGCGGAACTTACAATCATTGCTGCCTCTCATAGTTTAAAGGAAGTTTGGATATCATACCAG CCTGTACTAGCGGTAATGTATCTGGTGCAATACATGCCTACAATTGGCTTTTGGCTTATGGACAAG GTTGGAGGGCGTCGAGTAGAAGCTGCTGCACAGAAAGGCAACACCTACTCGTTGAGCTTACTTTTTGGGAAAAAGAAGGCAGCCTGA